A stretch of Vibrio aphrogenes DNA encodes these proteins:
- a CDS encoding TonB-dependent hemoglobin/transferrin/lactoferrin family receptor: MQRHNLKPTLLAFSIAITLAPTTQAAQELTALQEVVVSATRTEQEVKDVSSSVASVSAQSMESQIASDPQQALKYTPGVEVQGQGRFGISDYNIRGTDGDKIKVMVDGVEQPTPYNPGATEQRHYPGTIEVDTLTAIEVNKGPSSTLYGSDALGGAVLFKTKDPDDVLVTEGNENRFGIKSSYTSADETFKNTATWAMRHDDLETLLILTYADGHETETHSSGADVDGSERGAADPADKEIGNVLGKMYYRINDNHRVGLVVEYYQRNYDEQELHYNGNSISYPGMGTVITYSDNYNKDDVNRLRVGVNHEWTMQSAIADSLNWSLNYQQSDSEYKNYDTTTGMMGSGERMRYRDASDDLIQFDAQFDKLAEFANSYHQFTYGLSYSNDKFALDNTDYKYDLGTVTAGSTGIPDATLQKWGLFFQDQAFLLDETLVLTAGVRYDGFKTTPETDEQFDTDYPSNSEDAVTGKLGAVYHISENFSTFAQISQGFKAPSVYDLYYYYNQGAIFEPNPNLKAEKSLAYEFGFRGYSNVGQFEVSAFYNDYSDFIDSSKVGTQDGKDVYTTENISNAEIYGIEFASTVNLDAAFNAPRGLYSKFSVAYAEGRDKDSDEHLDSVAPLTGVAGIGYDSVDRIYGGLVNVTMVASKDNWSDDSVDDVAGYTIVDLTAYYRPINDLTLRAGLFNAFDKKYWVYSDMESGYSAASKDFYSQPGRNWGVSLDYQF, from the coding sequence ATGCAACGTCACAATTTAAAGCCAACCTTATTGGCATTTAGTATTGCAATTACTTTAGCCCCTACCACTCAAGCCGCACAGGAGCTAACCGCTTTACAAGAAGTCGTGGTATCGGCAACGCGTACTGAGCAAGAAGTCAAAGATGTTTCGTCTTCTGTTGCGTCGGTTTCTGCACAGTCAATGGAATCTCAAATTGCTTCTGATCCTCAACAAGCTCTGAAGTATACACCTGGTGTCGAGGTACAAGGTCAAGGACGTTTTGGGATTTCAGATTATAACATCCGTGGTACTGATGGGGATAAAATCAAGGTTATGGTGGATGGGGTTGAACAACCAACACCTTATAATCCAGGTGCGACCGAACAACGCCATTACCCAGGTACCATTGAAGTCGATACTCTCACCGCTATTGAAGTGAATAAAGGCCCCTCTTCTACGCTTTACGGCTCAGATGCTTTAGGTGGTGCCGTGTTGTTTAAAACCAAAGATCCTGATGATGTTTTGGTGACCGAGGGTAATGAAAATCGCTTCGGTATCAAGTCTAGTTATACTTCTGCAGATGAAACCTTTAAAAACACCGCGACCTGGGCAATGCGCCATGATGACCTCGAAACCTTATTAATTCTTACTTATGCCGATGGTCATGAAACAGAAACACATAGCTCGGGTGCCGATGTCGACGGTTCGGAACGTGGCGCTGCCGATCCAGCGGACAAAGAAATTGGCAACGTGCTTGGTAAAATGTATTACCGCATTAATGATAACCATCGCGTTGGTCTAGTCGTGGAATATTATCAACGTAATTATGATGAGCAAGAGCTGCATTATAATGGAAACAGTATTTCATACCCAGGGATGGGAACCGTGATTACATACTCTGATAATTACAATAAAGATGATGTCAATCGTCTACGTGTTGGAGTGAACCACGAGTGGACGATGCAAAGTGCTATTGCTGATAGCCTTAACTGGTCACTTAATTATCAACAAAGTGATTCAGAATACAAAAACTACGACACGACAACAGGAATGATGGGCTCAGGTGAGCGTATGCGTTACCGTGATGCCAGTGATGACTTAATTCAATTTGATGCTCAATTTGACAAGTTGGCTGAATTTGCCAATAGCTACCATCAATTCACTTATGGCTTAAGCTACAGCAATGACAAATTTGCTCTAGATAATACTGATTACAAATACGACCTTGGCACTGTGACTGCGGGTAGCACCGGGATTCCGGATGCCACGTTACAAAAATGGGGCTTATTCTTCCAAGATCAGGCGTTCTTATTGGATGAAACTTTAGTTCTCACCGCCGGTGTTCGTTATGATGGATTCAAGACCACACCTGAAACCGACGAACAATTTGATACGGATTATCCTTCTAATAGTGAAGATGCGGTAACAGGTAAATTGGGTGCGGTTTATCATATTTCAGAAAACTTCAGCACATTTGCACAAATCAGCCAAGGCTTTAAAGCTCCAAGCGTTTATGACCTTTATTATTACTATAACCAAGGGGCAATTTTTGAGCCAAATCCAAATTTGAAAGCGGAAAAAAGTTTAGCTTACGAATTTGGGTTTAGAGGTTATAGCAATGTCGGTCAGTTTGAAGTGAGTGCGTTTTATAATGATTACTCTGATTTCATTGATAGCAGCAAAGTGGGCACTCAAGATGGCAAAGATGTGTACACAACCGAGAATATTTCCAATGCCGAAATCTATGGTATTGAATTTGCTTCAACCGTAAATCTAGATGCGGCCTTTAATGCGCCACGTGGTTTGTACTCTAAATTCTCAGTGGCTTACGCTGAAGGCCGTGATAAAGATTCAGATGAACACCTAGATTCAGTCGCACCTTTAACCGGAGTGGCCGGTATTGGGTATGACAGCGTAGATCGTATTTATGGTGGTTTAGTCAATGTTACTATGGTGGCAAGTAAAGATAACTGGTCTGATGATAGTGTTGACGATGTGGCAGGTTATACCATCGTTGATCTGACCGCATATTATCGTCCAATCAACGATCTGACTTTACGTGCGGGCTTATTTAATGCCTTTGATAAAAAATACTGGGTCTATTCTGATATGGAGTCCGGTTATTCCGCTGCAAGTAAAGATTTCTACTCTCAACCAGGACGTAACTGGGGTGTGAGCTTAGATTATCAATTCTAA
- the galE gene encoding UDP-glucose 4-epimerase GalE has translation MFVLVTGGMGYIGSHTCIQMIESGMTPIIFDNLYNSKPTVLDRIEKVSGVRPIFIEGDIRDKQALAQVFAQYDIQSVIHFAGLKAVGESVEKPLEYYDNNVHGTLVLVDAMRDAGVKSMVFSSSATVYGDPASVPILEDFPTSATNPYGRSKLIVEECLTDFQKANPDWSITLLRYFNPVGSHPSGELGEDPQGIPNNLMPFVAQVAVGRREFLSVFGGDYPTKDGTGVRDYIHVMDLADGHLAALNHVGSKQGLHIYNLGTGKGNSVLEMVVAFEKASGQKVAYKIVDRRPGDIAECWANPAKAEQELKWKASRSLEQMTEDTWRWQSNNPLGYPQS, from the coding sequence ATGTTTGTTTTAGTCACTGGCGGTATGGGTTACATTGGGAGTCATACTTGTATTCAAATGATTGAGTCAGGAATGACCCCGATCATTTTTGATAACTTATATAACAGTAAGCCAACGGTTCTTGATCGCATTGAAAAGGTCTCAGGCGTTCGTCCTATATTTATCGAAGGTGACATTCGAGACAAACAGGCACTTGCACAGGTTTTTGCTCAATATGATATTCAATCTGTCATTCACTTTGCAGGTTTAAAAGCGGTCGGCGAATCGGTAGAAAAACCATTAGAATATTACGATAATAATGTTCATGGCACTTTGGTTCTGGTTGATGCGATGCGTGATGCCGGTGTGAAATCGATGGTGTTTAGTTCATCGGCAACGGTTTATGGTGATCCGGCCTCTGTGCCTATTTTAGAAGACTTTCCAACCAGTGCGACCAATCCATACGGTCGCAGTAAATTAATTGTAGAAGAATGCTTAACCGATTTCCAAAAGGCCAATCCTGACTGGAGCATTACTTTATTACGTTACTTTAATCCTGTGGGGTCTCATCCATCAGGTGAGCTTGGTGAAGACCCTCAAGGCATCCCCAATAACTTAATGCCATTCGTGGCTCAAGTTGCCGTAGGGCGTCGTGAGTTTTTATCTGTCTTTGGGGGCGATTACCCGACTAAAGACGGCACAGGCGTCCGTGATTATATTCATGTGATGGATTTAGCCGATGGGCATTTAGCCGCACTTAACCATGTTGGTAGTAAACAAGGTTTACATATTTATAATTTGGGTACAGGGAAAGGTAACAGTGTACTTGAGATGGTGGTCGCTTTTGAAAAAGCCTCAGGCCAAAAAGTAGCGTATAAAATTGTTGATCGCCGTCCAGGTGATATTGCAGAATGTTGGGCAAACCCAGCTAAAGCCGAGCAAGAACTCAAATGGAAAGCGTCACGTAGCCTAGAACAAATGACCGAAGACACTTGGCGTTGGCAGTCAAATAATCCACTTGGTTATCCTCAATCTTAA
- a CDS encoding 5-oxoprolinase subunit PxpA yields MTLETIKMKLNCDMGESFGHWTMGKDEAVIPYIHMANIACGFHAADPDVMAKTIQLAVKHNVSIGAHPSYQDLLGFGRRSISHTPEQISHLISYQIGAIQSLAQFYDTQVDYIKPHGALYNDMMSNADIFEAIVQAVMPTGLPLMVLAKKDNTAYLDIADEYDVPLLFEAFADRAYKDDGSLLPRQHPNSVHHNAEDIFYQAMQLANFGTVTTIKGHTLELQADTLCVHGDNQESIAVVKRIYQALSNNN; encoded by the coding sequence ATGACTCTTGAAACCATTAAAATGAAACTCAACTGTGACATGGGTGAAAGCTTTGGTCATTGGACGATGGGCAAAGATGAAGCAGTGATCCCCTATATCCACATGGCGAATATTGCATGCGGATTTCATGCTGCAGATCCGGATGTGATGGCGAAAACGATCCAGTTGGCCGTAAAACATAACGTCAGTATTGGAGCTCATCCTTCCTATCAAGATTTATTGGGCTTTGGCCGTCGCTCAATTTCCCATACACCTGAACAAATCTCCCATTTAATCAGTTATCAAATTGGTGCCATACAAAGTTTAGCGCAGTTTTATGATACCCAAGTAGATTACATTAAGCCTCATGGAGCTTTATACAATGACATGATGAGTAATGCTGATATTTTTGAAGCGATTGTTCAAGCCGTAATGCCAACCGGGCTTCCTTTGATGGTATTGGCCAAAAAAGACAATACGGCTTATTTAGATATCGCTGATGAATACGATGTTCCTTTATTATTTGAAGCTTTTGCTGACCGAGCTTATAAAGATGATGGTTCACTCCTACCTCGTCAACATCCTAATTCGGTACATCACAACGCTGAAGATATCTTTTATCAAGCAATGCAATTAGCCAATTTTGGTACGGTGACCACCATCAAAGGTCATACATTAGAATTACAAGCGGATACCCTATGCGTTCATGGGGATAATCAAGAATCTATTGCCGTTGTTAAACGTATTTACCAAGCCTTGAGCAATAATAATTAA
- the hutW gene encoding heme anaerobic degradation radical SAM methyltransferase ChuW/HutW — MLKHNDIIDISPYLASETGHRFQKRHATMPWRSSLPVDSSEVASCWLQLLNTPQAQAAPQKRLVYVHIPFCETHCTFCGFYQNKFTDSLSEHYVEALINEITSEAENPLYSSAPIHAIYFGGGTPTALSATQLFRIITTLRQVLPVTPDCEITIEGRVLNFSQDKVDSCIDAGANRFSVGIQTFDSKIRKRLARTSTGEEAQTFMQSVVARDQAAVVCDLLFGLPNQTIESWHRDLQIIQDIGLDGVDLYALNVLPSTALGKAVTNGRVQIPSHEQSKAFYLQGCDVLDKAGWQMISNSHFARTTRERNLYNLLIKQGADCLAFGSGAGGSINGYSYMLQRNLTQYIEAVSQGEKPIMMMTKSLGKQSFWHHQLQAGIEQGRIDLGEITPFAEKLTPLLSQWQQCNIIQSDSTLVRLTNEGRFWASHLLTSLQEIIPKLTAHSVLQRHSIDILNVTECDTAV; from the coding sequence ATGCTAAAGCACAATGACATTATTGATATCAGTCCATATCTTGCTTCTGAAACAGGGCATCGATTTCAAAAAAGACACGCTACTATGCCTTGGCGTAGTTCATTACCCGTTGATTCCAGTGAAGTAGCAAGCTGTTGGTTACAGTTACTTAATACTCCTCAAGCACAAGCAGCCCCTCAAAAAAGACTGGTGTATGTCCATATTCCTTTTTGTGAAACCCATTGTACCTTTTGTGGATTTTATCAAAATAAATTTACCGACTCTTTAAGTGAACATTATGTGGAAGCGCTAATTAATGAGATCACCTCTGAAGCTGAGAATCCTTTATATTCTAGTGCGCCTATCCATGCCATTTATTTTGGTGGCGGTACGCCAACTGCCTTGAGCGCTACCCAATTATTTCGAATTATCACAACGCTACGACAAGTGTTACCCGTGACCCCCGATTGTGAAATTACGATAGAGGGGCGAGTACTTAACTTTTCTCAAGATAAAGTGGACAGTTGCATTGATGCTGGGGCAAACCGCTTCTCTGTTGGTATTCAAACCTTTGATTCTAAGATTCGTAAGCGCTTAGCAAGAACCTCAACCGGTGAAGAAGCACAAACATTCATGCAGAGTGTCGTGGCGCGCGATCAAGCGGCCGTGGTGTGTGATTTGTTATTTGGATTACCCAACCAGACCATCGAATCTTGGCATCGCGATTTACAAATTATTCAAGATATCGGCTTGGATGGAGTCGATCTTTATGCTCTCAATGTTTTGCCAAGCACCGCTTTAGGTAAAGCGGTCACCAATGGTCGAGTTCAGATACCTTCGCATGAACAAAGCAAAGCATTCTATTTGCAAGGGTGTGATGTCTTGGATAAGGCCGGTTGGCAAATGATCAGTAACAGCCATTTTGCGCGTACAACTCGAGAGCGTAATCTCTATAATTTATTAATTAAACAAGGAGCTGATTGCTTGGCATTTGGCTCTGGTGCTGGCGGTTCAATCAATGGTTATTCTTACATGCTACAACGTAACTTAACGCAATACATTGAAGCGGTAAGCCAAGGAGAGAAGCCGATCATGATGATGACTAAATCCTTAGGTAAGCAAAGCTTTTGGCATCATCAATTGCAAGCTGGGATTGAACAAGGTCGAATTGACCTCGGGGAAATTACTCCTTTTGCTGAAAAATTAACACCGTTATTATCACAATGGCAGCAATGCAATATTATTCAATCAGACTCTACGCTTGTACGCTTAACCAATGAAGGACGTTTTTGGGCAAGTCACTTGTTAACCAGTCTACAAGAAATTATTCCGAAGCTGACGGCTCACTCTGTGTTACAGCGGCATAGCATTGATATACTTAATGTGACTGAGTGTGATACTGCGGTTTAA
- a CDS encoding DUF2789 domain-containing protein, which yields MELHQHTLTSLFEQLGLPSSQAEIQEFIRCYSQKIDHTLPIHKADFWNPSQAAFLKEAKEDDADWVEVVDQLDNLLRSVH from the coding sequence ATGGAATTGCATCAACACACCTTAACAAGCTTATTTGAACAACTGGGGTTACCGAGTTCACAAGCTGAAATCCAAGAGTTTATTCGCTGTTACTCACAAAAAATCGATCATACGTTACCCATACATAAGGCAGACTTTTGGAATCCTTCTCAAGCAGCCTTTCTCAAAGAAGCCAAAGAAGACGATGCTGATTGGGTAGAAGTTGTTGATCAGTTGGATAATCTATTACGTTCCGTTCACTAA
- a CDS encoding DUF6691 family protein: MKNFAFIPLLSGLLFGAGMVISGMVDPDKVIAFLDVAGAWKVDLAFVMGGALCVFAPIYHFVIKKRTQALDNSELSLNLKRTIDKQLIIGASLFGAGWGIAGICPGPALASISSFNISLLGFIVAMIIGMKIMGAIQNKPQ, from the coding sequence ATGAAAAACTTTGCTTTTATCCCGTTATTATCAGGATTGTTGTTTGGCGCCGGTATGGTCATATCGGGGATGGTTGACCCAGATAAAGTGATTGCTTTTTTAGATGTGGCAGGAGCATGGAAAGTAGATTTAGCGTTTGTGATGGGAGGGGCTTTATGTGTGTTTGCCCCGATTTATCATTTTGTGATCAAGAAAAGAACTCAAGCCTTAGATAACAGCGAATTAAGTCTTAACCTTAAACGAACTATCGATAAGCAATTAATCATAGGGGCAAGTTTATTTGGTGCCGGGTGGGGAATAGCCGGAATATGCCCAGGCCCAGCGTTAGCATCGATTTCAAGCTTCAATATCAGTTTATTGGGATTTATTGTCGCAATGATAATAGGCATGAAAATCATGGGAGCGATCCAGAATAAGCCTCAATAA
- a CDS encoding YeeE/YedE family protein, with the protein MMIPWHALLGGMLLGVSAALLLLFKGKIAGISGILNGAITQHSTDKRWRVQFLFGLIVGGALVNAVIQPELSAIPTQYSSSLFTMMIAGLLVGLGTKLGNGCTSGHGICGIGRFSLRSIIATLIFMLVAALVVFVRLHVL; encoded by the coding sequence ATGATGATTCCATGGCATGCCTTATTAGGGGGGATGTTACTTGGTGTCTCCGCGGCACTATTGTTACTTTTTAAAGGTAAAATCGCGGGCATCAGTGGCATTCTAAATGGCGCAATTACTCAACATTCAACAGATAAGCGGTGGCGGGTTCAGTTTTTATTTGGATTGATCGTTGGTGGCGCGCTTGTTAACGCTGTTATTCAACCTGAGCTCTCTGCCATTCCGACACAGTATTCAAGTTCTCTGTTTACTATGATGATAGCGGGTTTACTCGTCGGTCTAGGGACTAAGCTTGGTAATGGTTGTACTAGTGGTCACGGGATTTGCGGAATTGGCCGTTTTTCATTACGCTCTATCATCGCTACTCTCATTTTTATGCTTGTTGCAGCTTTGGTGGTATTTGTGCGTTTGCATGTTTTATAG
- a CDS encoding ketoacyl-ACP synthase III, producing the protein MANVYAEITGWGKCVPPAVLTNDDLSTFLETSDEWIRSRTGIESRRISHVETSDLATVAAKNAMQAAGVTADEIDCVIVATCSPDTLIPNIASKVQSNLGIQVAAAFDLNAACTGFLYALETATRLIQAGNYRNAIVIGAEHLSFYLNWTQRDTAVLFGDGAGAVVLTRREQEQPVGLQQASLGCDAEGRDILAIPKFGTGMDRFDADNGHWSFEFVGRDIFKRAVKGMTAATQNVLERSGLTKDDIDCVVPHQANIRIIQTLCDFAGIPQDKAFVNIQKYGNTSAATMPIALCEAVEQGFIKPNQNILVAAFGAGLTWGAGMIKWGERVTPLEAQTAELAPCDKSALQLLEEAIAHCKAHNKS; encoded by the coding sequence ATGGCCAATGTATACGCTGAAATTACTGGCTGGGGCAAATGTGTGCCGCCTGCTGTATTGACCAATGATGATTTAAGTACATTTTTGGAAACCTCTGATGAATGGATTCGAAGCCGCACGGGTATCGAAAGCCGCAGAATTAGCCATGTTGAGACCTCAGATCTTGCCACTGTTGCAGCTAAAAATGCCATGCAAGCCGCCGGGGTAACCGCAGATGAGATCGATTGCGTTATCGTGGCAACTTGTTCTCCAGATACGTTAATTCCAAATATCGCTTCTAAAGTACAAAGCAACCTTGGTATTCAAGTGGCGGCGGCATTTGATTTGAATGCCGCTTGTACTGGTTTTTTATATGCTCTTGAAACGGCGACTCGACTGATTCAAGCAGGTAATTATCGCAATGCTATTGTGATTGGTGCTGAGCATTTATCATTTTATCTAAACTGGACACAACGAGACACGGCGGTTTTATTTGGTGATGGTGCTGGCGCGGTCGTATTAACCCGCCGTGAGCAAGAACAACCTGTCGGTTTACAACAAGCTTCTTTAGGCTGTGATGCGGAAGGCCGTGATATTTTAGCCATTCCAAAATTTGGTACTGGGATGGATCGCTTTGATGCTGATAATGGCCATTGGAGCTTTGAATTTGTTGGCCGTGATATCTTTAAACGTGCAGTAAAAGGCATGACTGCCGCGACTCAAAATGTGTTGGAACGCTCAGGGTTGACCAAAGATGACATTGATTGTGTGGTTCCTCACCAAGCCAATATTCGTATTATTCAAACCTTGTGTGATTTTGCAGGCATTCCACAAGATAAAGCCTTTGTAAATATTCAAAAATACGGCAATACCTCAGCGGCGACTATGCCCATTGCCTTATGTGAAGCGGTAGAACAAGGTTTCATCAAGCCAAACCAAAATATTCTCGTTGCCGCTTTTGGCGCCGGTCTAACTTGGGGAGCCGGAATGATTAAATGGGGCGAGCGGGTTACTCCATTGGAAGCACAAACCGCTGAACTTGCACCTTGTGATAAGTCAGCGCTACAACTGCTAGAAGAAGCTATTGCTCACTGTAAAGCCCATAACAAATCATAA
- the trxC gene encoding thioredoxin TrxC — protein MSTFISLCPQCGGKNKVPYARLSDKATCGRCQSPLFDGKPVTATSDNFSALLTSELPIIVDFWAPWCNPCVGFAPIFEEIAAEFTGQARFVKIDTESQQELAAMYQIRSIPTIMVFKAGKRVDSLNGALPKGQFLQWLNQALLK, from the coding sequence ATGTCTACTTTTATTTCACTTTGCCCACAATGTGGCGGAAAAAACAAAGTGCCGTATGCACGTCTTTCTGATAAAGCCACTTGTGGTCGTTGTCAGTCGCCTCTTTTCGATGGTAAGCCGGTCACTGCAACCTCTGACAACTTTTCCGCTTTGTTAACTAGTGAGTTGCCTATTATCGTTGATTTTTGGGCTCCCTGGTGTAATCCGTGTGTGGGATTTGCCCCTATTTTTGAAGAGATAGCGGCAGAATTTACCGGCCAAGCTCGATTTGTAAAAATAGATACCGAATCGCAACAAGAATTAGCAGCAATGTATCAAATTCGTAGCATTCCAACCATCATGGTCTTTAAAGCTGGAAAAAGAGTGGATTCATTGAATGGTGCCTTACCAAAAGGTCAATTTTTACAATGGTTAAATCAAGCTTTGCTTAAATAG
- a CDS encoding MFS transporter yields the protein MAVNDVPLASSKSSFIIPVAALSLYAVASGYLMSLIPLMLNQYGLSTDAASWLASAFYAGLLLGAMFIEPIVAKVGHQKSFIIFLVLFSLTVVSMPLVPTLEAWLFTRFIAGIAVAGIFVVVESWLLIGEEKTRAKRLGLYMAALYGGGTLGQLGIGLFSMDSEWPFVSILVLLVISTLILCFGRCQQPAAENHVALNVKQVLKMNKAAVIGCMVSGLLIGSIYGLMPLELHDRNVSTSSIGSLMALLVMGAMLVQPLVSWSSQFMGKKLLMGLFCLLGVFAIGLTTLSSSLVVLAVSLVLLGMAAFAIYPLAISLGCDGLEESYIVSATQVMLLAYSVGSVLGPVAAQSWMNNPEGLIGFLFMILLATSLYMFAMSVKRKSHMVAGK from the coding sequence ATGGCGGTGAACGACGTACCTTTAGCTTCATCCAAATCATCATTTATAATCCCTGTTGCAGCATTGTCTTTATATGCTGTCGCTTCAGGCTATTTGATGAGTTTGATCCCATTAATGCTTAACCAATACGGTTTAAGCACGGATGCAGCAAGTTGGTTAGCGAGTGCCTTTTATGCCGGTTTGCTATTAGGTGCAATGTTTATCGAACCAATTGTTGCCAAGGTTGGTCATCAAAAATCATTTATTATCTTTTTAGTGCTATTTTCATTAACCGTTGTCAGCATGCCACTGGTACCAACGCTTGAAGCATGGCTATTCACACGCTTTATTGCTGGTATTGCGGTAGCGGGTATTTTCGTAGTAGTAGAATCTTGGCTACTCATCGGTGAAGAAAAAACACGTGCCAAACGTTTAGGTTTGTACATGGCGGCCTTATACGGCGGCGGAACCTTAGGTCAATTAGGTATTGGCTTGTTTTCGATGGACAGTGAATGGCCATTTGTCAGCATTTTAGTCTTGCTTGTCATTAGTACCTTGATTCTTTGTTTTGGTCGCTGCCAACAACCAGCAGCTGAAAATCATGTGGCTTTAAATGTCAAACAAGTTCTCAAAATGAACAAAGCTGCAGTGATTGGTTGTATGGTTTCTGGCCTGTTAATTGGTTCAATTTATGGCTTAATGCCGTTAGAGCTACATGATAGAAATGTATCAACATCATCGATTGGAAGCTTGATGGCGCTATTGGTGATGGGTGCCATGCTGGTACAACCATTGGTCTCATGGTCTAGCCAATTTATGGGTAAAAAGCTATTAATGGGCCTATTTTGTTTATTAGGTGTATTTGCGATTGGTCTAACAACATTAAGCTCAAGTTTGGTTGTTTTAGCGGTAAGCTTAGTCTTATTAGGTATGGCGGCATTCGCTATCTATCCTCTTGCGATTAGCTTAGGTTGTGATGGCTTAGAAGAAAGCTATATTGTATCAGCCACTCAAGTCATGTTACTGGCTTATAGCGTTGGTTCGGTACTCGGCCCAGTAGCAGCACAAAGCTGGATGAATAATCCTGAAGGTCTGATTGGCTTTTTGTTTATGATTCTATTAGCCACATCGCTTTATATGTTTGCAATGAGCGTGAAACGCAAATCTCACATGGTTGCAGGCAAATAA
- the queE gene encoding 7-carboxy-7-deazaguanine synthase QueE, with translation MYKVNEIFQTIQGEGIYTGVPAVFIRLQVCPVGCAWCDTKQTWTAEEHDQTSLQDIIVKQGDSPSWCQSSVDDIITLYQTQHYTAKHIVITGGEPCIYDLRPLTEAFEALGCQCQIETSGTSPIQCSESTWVTVSPKIAMKGKLEVLDSALQRANEIKHPVGTQKDIDQLDALLLRAGCESKSNIALQPISQKPRATELCMEVCIQRNWRLSIQTHKYLNIA, from the coding sequence ATGTATAAGGTCAATGAAATATTCCAAACCATTCAAGGTGAGGGGATCTATACTGGGGTGCCGGCGGTGTTTATTCGTCTTCAAGTGTGTCCTGTTGGATGCGCTTGGTGCGATACAAAGCAGACGTGGACAGCTGAAGAGCATGATCAAACGTCATTGCAGGATATTATAGTTAAACAAGGTGATAGCCCAAGTTGGTGCCAATCTAGTGTTGATGACATTATTACGCTATATCAAACGCAACATTATACCGCTAAACACATTGTCATTACCGGGGGCGAACCTTGTATTTATGATTTGCGTCCTTTGACTGAAGCCTTTGAAGCACTAGGTTGTCAATGTCAGATTGAGACCAGTGGTACGTCGCCGATTCAATGTTCAGAGTCTACATGGGTGACAGTGTCACCTAAAATTGCTATGAAAGGTAAATTAGAGGTGCTTGACTCGGCTTTGCAGCGAGCAAATGAAATCAAGCACCCAGTAGGTACGCAAAAAGACATTGATCAGCTAGATGCTTTACTGTTGCGCGCTGGCTGTGAGTCTAAATCCAATATCGCATTACAACCTATTAGCCAAAAGCCACGAGCAACTGAGCTTTGTATGGAAGTATGCATTCAGCGAAACTGGCGGTTATCTATCCAAACGCATAAATACTTAAACATTGCATAA
- the queD gene encoding 6-carboxytetrahydropterin synthase QueD — MTCEIYKDFIFEAAHHLPNVPEGHKCGRLHGHSFFVRLYIQGEVDSTTGWIIDFGDVKKVFAPIYDQLDHYYLNDIPGLENPTSEVLAKWIWDKVKPLLPQLSKVEIKETCTAGCLYQGQ, encoded by the coding sequence ATGACTTGCGAGATTTACAAAGATTTCATTTTTGAAGCAGCACACCATTTACCTAACGTTCCAGAAGGGCATAAATGTGGACGTCTGCATGGTCATTCATTCTTTGTTCGCTTATATATTCAAGGTGAGGTGGATTCAACGACGGGTTGGATCATTGATTTTGGTGATGTAAAGAAAGTCTTTGCACCGATTTATGACCAACTCGATCATTATTATCTTAATGATATCCCAGGGTTAGAAAACCCAACGAGTGAAGTATTGGCTAAATGGATTTGGGACAAAGTCAAACCACTACTACCACAATTGAGTAAAGTAGAAATCAAGGAAACCTGTACAGCAGGCTGTCTCTACCAAGGTCAATAA
- a CDS encoding DUF2986 domain-containing protein, which translates to MNRKKKINSILKKRLKKQNSKLHTSNKPKYISKAEREKMALEAQESALTSDDVTLPEEK; encoded by the coding sequence ATGAACCGTAAGAAAAAAATTAATTCGATTTTAAAGAAGCGCTTAAAAAAGCAAAATTCGAAACTTCACACCTCTAACAAACCCAAATATATCTCTAAAGCAGAAAGAGAAAAAATGGCATTAGAGGCGCAAGAGTCCGCTTTAACCTCTGATGATGTAACCTTGCCAGAGGAAAAATAA